In a single window of the Metopolophium dirhodum isolate CAU chromosome 2, ASM1992520v1, whole genome shotgun sequence genome:
- the LOC132938008 gene encoding ras-related protein Rab-10 has product MAKKTYDLLFKLLLIGDSGVGKTCILFRFSDDAFTTTFISTIGIDFKIKTVELQGKKIKLQIWDTAGQERFHTITTSYYRGAMGIMLVYDITNEKSFENIVKWLRNINEHANEDVEKMILGNKCDMDDKRVVGKSRGEGIAREHNISFLETSAKANINIEKAFTDLTLSILNKTPGREPTDVPEKINIDRKSDRLSNRCC; this is encoded by the exons ATGGCCAAAAAGACGTACGATCTGCTGTTCAAGTTGTTGCTGATCGGCGATTCGGGCGTGGGCAAGACGTGCATTCTGTTCAGGTTCTCGGACGATGCGTTCACCACGACGTTCATCTCGACCATTG gtattgaCTTCAAAATCAAAACAGTGGAACTTcaagggaaaaaaataaaacttcaaattTG ggATACAGCAGGACAGGAGCGTTTCCATACCATAACAACATCCTATTATAGAGGAGCTATGGGAATTATGTTAGTATATGATATCACAaatgaaaaaagttttgaaaatatagtgAAATGGCTACGAAACATTAATGAG CATGCTAACGAAGAtgtagaaaaaatgattttagggAACAAATGTGATATGGATGATAAACGTGTTGTTGGTAAATCACGAGGTGAAGGTATTGCTCGCGAACATAACATATCATTTTTGGAAACATCTGCAAAAGCAAATATAAACATCGAAAAAGCATTTACTGACCTTACATTATCAATATTGAACAAGACGCCTGGACGTGAACCTACCGATGTACCTGAAAAGATTAATATCGATAGGAAATCAGACAGATTGTCTAatcgttgttgttga
- the LOC132938007 gene encoding protein tilB-like codes for MANITIELIRKRSEHNEGEIGTLEEISLHQEDITKIENLQNWCKDLKILLLQSNLIFKIENLNKLKKLEYLNLALNCIEKIENLDRCESLNKLDLTMNFIGKLDSIGSLKYNTHLRTLYLTGNPCTDYDGYREYVIGTLPQIDVLDGIDVTSFDKLVAKQQLSNVARKIIAQQKTYENFRIEQKKTSKSINITEETLETYEKNYEETDEDFWNQPSENTPECRVEMAFHSRRAQRKQDEEKKTPKQETWTPKLFAEDGRPYNLNQAKVPYKLENEDNRYVLTVHVYKFMDTSELDLDVQPTYVRVTVRKKILQLALDEEVRVDESNAKRLIGSKLLEITMPKVKQIICPVKTQSAKDNDFRNENKSKLTDEVFDSQKPVEFWNITNLSTSVKIVENEKLKDFVDNSEVPPLE; via the exons TTACAATTGAACTTATAAGAAAACGTTCTGAACACAACGAAGGTGAGATCGGCACTTTAGAAGAAATATCTTTACACCAGGAAGATATtactaaaatagaaaatttacaaaattggtgtaaagatttaaaaatattacttttgcaatcaaatttaatatttaaaatag aaaatttgaacaaattaaagaaattagaatatttaaacTTGGCATtgaattgtattgaaaaaatagaaaacttgGACCGATGTGAATCTTTAAACAAATTAGATTTGACCATGAATTTTATAGGGAAACTTGATAGTATTGGATCGTTAAAATACAACACACATTTACGAACATT gtaTCTCACTGGAAATCCTTGTACAGATTATGATGGATACCGCGAGTATGTTATTGGAACTTTACCACAAATCGACGTACTCGACGGAATTGATGTGACTTCATTTGATAAATTAGTCGCCAAACAGCAGTTATCAAATGTTGCACGTAAAATTATTGCCCAACAAAAAACCTACgaaa ATTTCAGAATAGAACAAAAAAAGACATCAAAATCTATAAACATTACTGAGGAAACTTTGGAAACGtacgaaaaaaattatgaagaaaCAGATGAaga TTTTTGGAATCAACCTAGTGAAAACACTCCGGAGTGTCGCGTTGAGATGGCATTTCACAGCAGACGAGCTCAGCGAAAGCAAGATGAAGAGAAAAAAACCCCCAAACAAGAAACGTGGACTCCAAAATTGTTCGCCGAAGACGGTCGTccgtataatttaaatcaagcTAAAGTGCCGTACAAATTGGAGAATGAAGATAACAGATACGTGCTCACTGTTCATGTGTACAA GTTCATGGACACTAGCGAATTGGACTTGGACGTTCAACCAACGTACGTGAGGGTCACGGTACGAAAAAAGATATTGCAATTGGCGTTGGACGAAGAAGTAAGAGTGGACGAATCCAATGCGAAACGGTTGATTGGTTCAAAACTATTGGAAATAACTATGCCTAAA gtTAAACAAATAATCTGTCCGGTTAAAACACAAAGCGCCAAGGACAATGATTTTCGCAATGAAAA TAAATCTAAATTAACGGATGAAGTATTTGATAGTCAAAAGCCAGTGGAATTTTGGAATATAACCAACTTATCAACAAGCGTAAAGATAGTGGAAAACGAAAAACTTAAAGATTTCGTAGACAATTCAGAAGTACCGCCTTTAGAATAA
- the LOC132938006 gene encoding transcription initiation factor TFIID subunit 5, with amino-acid sequence MEEDNKPDIKPVIDEAQKEPDDKKTSLCVALKILKKYNLNSTAETLKKEANLTDSAYNTSEHDVNNALNIFKSQGDPSVYENAYITLSKFVETSLDIYKHELGCVLYPVFVHMYLDLVCNRYEAEALKFMKKFGPGQESYYQADIQNLAIITKKEELEDNALISNYKSNEFVVRMSRDTLSLLKRHLKEKKQTVLLDIVQENLFFDVYEGIARNKQQIDAVAGGMIGEGTRQDNKSRVYYGLLKEPDLQTAAATVNLDEDEEETQESEKPKKKKSKSNPLLSKKTKIDPNAPPLDRMPLPQLREIDKKIKVQAVLDSAKRVALNHETLPSICCYTLLNCSNAVNCATISDDATMLAVGMANSRVRVWSLVPQKLRAMKTADQLLDIDLESDDVMHRILDDRSAETTRTLLGHYGPVYQVSFSPDKTLLLSCSEDCTIRLWSLLLWSCVVAYKGSYHPVFDVKFSLHGYYFATSSRDRTARLWATDNYQSLRLFSGHFSDVDCCQFHPNSNYIATGSSDRTVRLWDCVTGEQVRLMTGHKGEILTLCFSNEGRVLASAGNDCNVLLWDIAHGHLVAMLTGHKGPIYTITFSRDSTILATGSHDCKIMLWDYSKLLEDLSLDDMNVHNPTVMNNSSKYLLRAFGTKNSPVIHLFFSRRNIMFCVCSFNSPQSN; translated from the exons ATGGAAGAAGATAATAAACCAGATATCAAACCAGTGATCGACGAAGCCCAAAAAGAACCGGATGATAAAAAGACTAGTTTGTGTGTTGCATTGAAAATTCTCAAAAAGTATAACTTAAATTCTACTGCTGAAACTTTGAAAAAAGAAGCAAATTTGACAGATTCTGCATATAATACTTCAGAACACGATGTCAATaatgcattaaatatatttaaatctcaAGGAGATCCGTCAGTGTATGAGAATGCTTATATTACTCTATCAAAATTTGTTGAAACATCATTAGATATATACAAACATGAGTTAGGCTGTGTTTTATACCCAGTATTTGTACACATGTATTTGGACCTTGTTTGTAATCGATATGAAGCTGAAGCTTTAAAGTTTATGAAAAAGTTTGGACCCGGACAAGAGTCTTACTATCAAGCTGACATTCAAAACTTggcaataattacaaaaaaagaagAATTAGAGGATAATGCATTGATAAGCAATTATAAATCAAACGAATTTGTTGTTCGAATGTCTAGGGATACATTGTCTCTTTTAAAACGgcatttgaaagaaaaaaaacaaactgtCTTACTAGATATTGTTCAAGAAAATTTGTTCTTTGATGTATATGAAGGAATAGCTAGAAACAAACAACAAATTGATGCGGTGGCAGGAGGTATGATCGGAGAAGGAACTCGACAAGACAATAAATCCAGGGTGTATTATGGGTTATTGAAAGAACCAGATTTACAAACTGCAGCAGCAACAGTTAACTTAGATGAAGATGAAGAAGAAACTCAAGAGagtgaaaaaccaaaaaaaaagaaatcgaAGTCTAATCCTTTACTgtctaaaaaaactaaaattgatccTAATGCTCCACCATTGGATAGAATGCCACTACCACAATTGAGAgag attgataaaaaaattaaggttcAAGCAGTTTTAGATTCTGCTAAGCGAGTGGCATTAAACCATGAAACATTACCTTCTATATgttgttatacattattaaattgttccAACGCTGTGAATTGTGCAACAATTAGTGATGATGCAACAATGTTGGCTGTAGGAATGGCTAATAGTCGAGTACGTGTGTGGAGCCTAGTACCTCAAAAACTACGTGCCATGAAAACGGCTGATCAACTGTTGGATATAGATTTGGAATCTGACGATGTAATGCATAGGATACTTGATGATAGATCAGCTGAAACAACTCGTACATTGCTTGGACATTACGGCCCTGTATATCAAGTGTCATTTAGTCCtgataaaacattattgttGTCGTGTTCAGAAGATTGTACAATTAGACTTTGGAGTTTACTATTATGGTCATGTGTCGTTGCATATAAAGGAAGTTATCATCCTGTATTTGATGTCAAGTTCAGTTTACATGGTTATTATTTTGCAACTTCTAGTAGAGACCGCACAGCAAGACTATGGGCAACAGATAATTATCAGTCATTAAGGTTGTTTAGTGGTCATTTTTCAGATGTAGATTGTTGTCAGTTTCACcctaattcaaattatatagcaACTGGGTCAAGTGATAGAACTGTACGTTTATGGGACTGTGTTACCGGAGAACAAGTGCGATTAATGACTGGCCATAAAGGAGAAATTTTGACgttgtgtttttcaaatgaggGACGAGTTTTAGCATCAGCTGGCAATGATTGCAATGTACTTCTATGGGACATTGCACATGGACATTTAGTTGCTATGCTTACTGGACATAAAGGACCTATTTATACAATTACTTTTAGTAGAGACAGTACTATTTTAGCAACTGGCTCTcatgattgtaaaataatgCTCTGGGATTATTCAAAACTTTTAGAAGATCTGTCGTTGGATGATATGAATGTGCATAACCCAACTGTTATGAATAATAGTTCCAAGTACCTACTTCGAGCATTTGGTACAAAGAACTCACCCGTTATACATCTGTTTTTTTCAAGgcgaaatattatgttttgtgttTGTTCGTTCAATTCTCCTCAATCGAATTAA